The Neorhodopirellula lusitana genome segment GTTCTGAAGAAGGTCGAGAGCTTTCTGTCCGCCTTCACCACCTACTTCGATTTGCGATTGCGGCAAAGACGCGACCACCAACACCTGAGGTGATTTCGCGGCCTCGGTGAGTGCTTGAGCGAACGTCAGGTTTGCATCGAAACTGCCACCGGGTAGTCCGGGGGTTTCGTAGGTTTGGCGAATGTACGCCACCCATTCATCGATCAAGATCAAAGTGGGGCCGGCCGCCTTAAAGAGATCAGACAGCAGGTCACTGCCGGGCGCCGTCCCATTCTTGTCACAATCCGCGACAATGTCGTAGCCTGCCTTTCCCATGAGCTGGTGAGCAATCTCACCCCAAATGGTCCGGACCTCCGTTCCATCGTCTTTTGTATGTGGTTGCCCCGCTGACAACGCGGTCCCCACAATGACGGCACGAGCGGCTTTGGGTGGCTCATCCACGTTGAGTTCTTTCAGCAGCACATCGACCCCGGCAAGGTCGGCGCTCTTCGCGTCGGAAAAGAGGTGATACAACGCCAACATCGAGTGCGTCTTTCCACCACCAAAGTTCGTCTGCAGTTCAACCACCGGATCGCCGTCCTGTCCGGTCAAACGGCTGATCGCGTTCAACAGCAACTCACGCAGACCCTCGGTCAAATACGTTCGTCGGAAGAACTCGGCTGGATTCCCGTATTCATGAGTCGCGTCACCTCGGATCACTTGTGCCAAGTCAGCGGCGAACTCCGCCTGTGCAAAACGCCCGCTAGCAACATCCGGGTGCGGCGTGACCACATCACGCCACGACTTCAAGCCTCCAGTCGGCTGTCCCGACAAAGCGGTCTTGTTCGCTCGTTGCGTCTCTTGCTTGGAAAGCTCCTGAAACCGCGTTCGCATCACCTCGGATTTCAATCGATCGACCTCTGCGGCTTGTTCACCGGCACCGACCGAAGACAGCAAGCGATGCATCGTGTCGAGAGCACGTAGCGTGTCATCAGTGCTAAAGCGTTCTTGATGAGCCCACCGATTCCGGACGTCAGACAGCTCATGAATCATCGCCCGTTCGCCAGCCCCCAGCTTCTTTCGGAACAGGTACTGCCATTCCTTGATGACCACGCTGATGATGAGCGCGGTGTCCCAGGCGATGTTGGCGTTACCTGCTTTGGAGGAGGTCGACGGATTCTCCCGCATGATTTCGCGAACCTTGTCCTCCCACGCATCGTTATGCCGGCTCTTCATCTCCTGAGAAACGAAGGGCAGCATCCCTTCGACAAATACGTCCAGCGAATCTCCGACTCGGTTGCGGTTGCTCTTTGCCATGGTGCTCGATGCTTAAAATTATGAAAATGGGAATAAACGCTTACGAGGAAACGCTTTCAGGCGATTGGCCGTGTGGGAAAACGGGGAAGGAACAAGTGTCGTGAAAACGAAAAAAAATACCTGGGGTCAGGAACCCGCGACGACGTGTCGAAATTTGGTTCAAAAATCGACACGTCCCGAATACATGTCGATTTGATCGACATGTCATCAGGAAAACGCTTCAGGGCATAAAAACTCGATTTTGACGCCATTGCGTTCCAACGCTTCGCGGTCGTTCCACCAATCCGAGTCCGTGGCATTCAGGACGGGGGGTCCATGCTGGCTGGCCAGAGCGACGGCTACGAACTTCCGGTCCGATGCATCGAAGCCATCCAAGTCGGGGTCATCGGGGAACTCGTCGTAGTTCTCTTTTTCGTTCACCGCATTACTAGGATGGATCTCGACCATCTCGCAAACGTTCGGGACAGCTTGCATCTGATGCACCCGTTTCACGAATGCGTGTCCAATTCCCGGAGTGCCAATCAACCCGACCTGTCGAATGTACTCGTCAATGATTCGGTGCCTGTCATCAATGCAGATGATCGCATTGGTCGCTTGCTCCAAAGCTCTACGGCATGCCTTGGCACAAGCAGATGCGTCGTCGCCATCATTTTCATTCGCGACGATCGGCACATTGGTGTCGATAACAACAGCATTCACTTTGACTTGCCGTCCTTTCGATCCATCGCGGCCTTGGTCATGGCGGCCATTTCCGCGAATTCATCGCCGAAGAAATCTTCCGGCCAGTTTCGAATGTTGCCATACGGGTCGACATCCAATTGCCGCAGTTTGGATTCACCGTTCTCCTGTTCACAGAAATAGAGCGACACGTCCTCCGGGTCTAAGCATTCTTCCGCAATTCGTCGTTGCATGCGGCGCAGCAAGTGTTCGCTGTGGCTTTCGATGATCACCTGTAGACCACGATGTTTCATGACATCGATGAAAATGTCAGCTAGTTTCGATTGAACGTTCGGGTGAAGATGCAATTCAGGTTGTTCGATCACGATTGTTGATCCCCGAGGTGCGTAGTAACACAGCACAAGGACAGGAAATACCTGAGAGACACCGAAGCCGACATCTGTTATCAACACTTCGGCAGATCCGGGATCACGCCGCACCATTACCTTGTAGGCATTTTCATCGTGATTCACCTCGCGAAGTTCAAAAGAGACAAGCAATCCAAGCTCGACCAATTTCTTGGCGATGACCACTTCAAGGGAAGTATTTTGGATTGAGTATTCGCCTTGTAGCCTCTTGTCGAAACGACTGGCCACGAGTGCCTCAACTGCCTTCTCTCCGCGGACACCAACGTCCGATGGGACCGTATTGCGATAGCCATATTGCCGGCTAGGCGGTTCACGAAGCGGCCCTAGATAGAGCGTCTCCTTTAGTTCTTCCTCGAACGTGTAGATCAGGTGATCTAGAAAGCCAGTTTCAGGAAAATGCCCAGGGAGATTGGAGGGCAATGCGTACGCCTTGCCGAGCTTCTCAAGCGGTGTTTTGGGTTGTCGAACTGCGGGTGTCAATGCGATTTTATCTGACGAGTGGAATAGCGGTGTGTCTACACCTTCCTGACGGACCCCGCCGTCCACCGTGAATGTCTCGCCGGAGAAGAAAACCTCCACTTTCAGTGTTTCCATCAGGTGTTCGACCAAGCCGACTTCTGAGGAGATGTCAAAGAAGTTACCGCCTAGCAACACTTCGCC includes the following:
- a CDS encoding AAA family ATPase; amino-acid sequence: MFTELSLANFKSWKRIDKMRLGKITGLFGTNSSGKSSIIQLLLLLKQTAESKDQKVPLQLGDDRSYVNLGDFGDVVHNGDLDAAIEFRLRLDLGHLQSVENDLGEVLLGGNFFDISSEVGLVEHLMETLKVEVFFSGETFTVDGGVRQEGVDTPLFHSSDKIALTPAVRQPKTPLEKLGKAYALPSNLPGHFPETGFLDHLIYTFEEELKETLYLGPLREPPSRQYGYRNTVPSDVGVRGEKAVEALVASRFDKRLQGEYSIQNTSLEVVIAKKLVELGLLVSFELREVNHDENAYKVMVRRDPGSAEVLITDVGFGVSQVFPVLVLCYYAPRGSTIVIEQPELHLHPNVQSKLADIFIDVMKHRGLQVIIESHSEHLLRRMQRRIAEECLDPEDVSLYFCEQENGESKLRQLDVDPYGNIRNWPEDFFGDEFAEMAAMTKAAMDRKDGKSK